The following proteins are co-located in the Pseudomonas synxantha genome:
- a CDS encoding amino acid ABC transporter permease, translating into MKQKKAQWPWHLLTVVVLVGLAGALYYATSLMSYEWRWNRVPQYFAYQAETSQRAADMSTVVELVRKGDMAEVTLRNDAGGEQKLTVADNSLQVARGDDVAEGDVVGVTRQWALGPLMWGLWTTLWLSVVSGVLGLAIGLATGLCRLSKNPTLRDLSTIYVELVRGTPLLVQIFIFYFFIGTVLNLSREFAGIAALSLFTGAYVAEIVRAGVQSITRGQDEAARSLGLSASQSMRHVVLPQAFKRVLPPLAGQFISLVKDTSLVSVIAITELLKSGREVITTSFSPFEILFCVAGLYLLINLPLSKMASRLERRLAQSD; encoded by the coding sequence ATGAAACAGAAAAAAGCCCAATGGCCCTGGCACCTGCTCACCGTGGTCGTGCTGGTCGGCCTGGCTGGCGCCTTGTACTACGCCACCTCGCTGATGTCCTACGAGTGGCGCTGGAACCGCGTTCCGCAATACTTTGCCTATCAAGCCGAGACCTCCCAGCGCGCTGCGGATATGTCCACCGTGGTCGAGTTGGTGCGCAAAGGCGACATGGCCGAAGTCACCCTGCGCAATGACGCGGGGGGCGAGCAAAAGCTCACGGTTGCCGACAACAGCCTGCAAGTGGCCCGCGGCGACGATGTGGCTGAAGGCGATGTGGTCGGCGTGACTCGCCAGTGGGCGCTCGGGCCGTTGATGTGGGGCTTGTGGACCACGTTGTGGCTGTCGGTGGTGTCCGGCGTCCTAGGCTTGGCCATTGGCTTGGCGACCGGATTGTGCCGGCTCTCCAAAAACCCGACCTTGCGCGACCTGTCGACGATCTACGTCGAACTGGTGCGCGGTACGCCGTTGCTGGTGCAGATCTTCATTTTCTATTTCTTTATCGGCACGGTACTCAACCTGTCCCGGGAGTTTGCCGGGATCGCCGCGCTGTCGTTGTTCACCGGCGCCTACGTGGCGGAAATCGTCCGCGCCGGGGTGCAGTCCATCACCCGTGGCCAGGACGAAGCGGCGCGTTCCCTGGGATTGAGCGCCAGCCAGTCGATGCGCCATGTGGTGTTGCCGCAAGCCTTCAAGCGCGTGCTGCCGCCCCTGGCCGGGCAATTTATCAGCCTGGTAAAAGACACGTCGCTGGTGTCGGTGATCGCGATTACCGAGTTGCTCAAGAGTGGCCGCGAGGTAATCACCACCTCGTTCTCGCCGTTTGAGATCCTGTTCTGTGTGGCAGGCCTTTACCTGCTGATCAACCTGCCGCTGTCGAAAATGGCCAGCCGGCTTGAGCGGAGGCTCGCCCAAAGTGATTGA
- a CDS encoding methyl-accepting chemotaxis protein produces MQSMTVGLRELIGGISEGVTQIASAAEQLSAVTEQTSAGVNSQKVETDQVATAMNEMAATVQEVARNAEEASEAAVAADQQAREGDQVVGEAIAQIERLATEVGNSTVAMGDLKRESDKIGSVLDVIKSVAQQTNLLALNAAIEAARAGEAGRGFAVVADEVRSLAQRTQKSTEEIEELIVGLQSGTQQVAAIMDNSRGLTESSVELTRRAGNALGNITRTVSTIQAMNSQIATAAEQQSAVAEEINRSVLNVRDISEQTAAASEETAASSTELARLGTHLQALVGRFRV; encoded by the coding sequence ATGCAGAGCATGACCGTGGGCCTGCGCGAGTTGATCGGCGGTATCAGCGAGGGTGTCACCCAGATCGCCAGCGCGGCCGAACAGTTGTCCGCGGTGACCGAGCAGACCAGCGCCGGGGTCAATAGCCAGAAAGTCGAGACCGACCAGGTGGCTACCGCCATGAACGAAATGGCCGCCACTGTGCAGGAAGTGGCGCGCAATGCCGAGGAGGCGTCCGAAGCCGCCGTGGCCGCCGACCAGCAGGCCCGTGAAGGCGACCAGGTGGTCGGTGAAGCCATCGCCCAGATCGAACGCCTGGCGACCGAGGTCGGCAACTCAACGGTCGCCATGGGCGACCTGAAGCGCGAAAGCGACAAGATCGGCAGCGTGCTCGACGTGATCAAGTCCGTGGCCCAGCAAACCAACCTGCTGGCCCTCAACGCAGCCATTGAAGCGGCGCGTGCCGGTGAGGCCGGACGCGGCTTTGCCGTGGTGGCCGATGAGGTGCGCAGCCTGGCCCAGCGCACGCAGAAGTCCACTGAGGAGATCGAAGAGTTGATCGTCGGCCTGCAAAGCGGCACACAGCAGGTAGCGGCCATCATGGACAACAGCCGTGGGCTGACCGAAAGCAGCGTTGAGCTGACGCGCCGGGCCGGGAATGCGTTGGGCAATATCACCCGCACCGTCTCAACCATCCAGGCGATGAACTCACAGATTGCCACCGCCGCCGAGCAACAAAGTGCGGTAGCCGAAGAGATCAACCGCAGCGTGCTGAATGTGCGCGATATCTCCGAGCAAACGGCGGCAGCCAGCGAAGAGACCGCCGCCTCGAGTACCGAACTGGCGCGCCTGGGCACTCATCTGCAAGCCTTGGTCGGCCGCTTCCGGGTCTGA
- a CDS encoding transporter substrate-binding domain-containing protein, with amino-acid sequence MKKYLSMLLLGVTALVAATAAQAGAIDDAVKRGTLKVGMDPTYMPFEMTDKRGEIIGFEVDILKAMAKSMGVKLELVSTGYDGIIPAFLTGKFDMIGSGMTLTQERNLRLNFSEPFIVVGQTLLIRKELEGTIKSYKDLNDEKYRLTSKLGTTGEMVAKKLISKAKYHGYDNEQEGVLDVVNGKADAFVYDAPYNVVAEKKVGNGKLVFLEEPFTFEPLAFGLKKGDYDSINFINNFLHQIKNDGTYDRIHDKWFKSSEWLKDME; translated from the coding sequence GATGCGGTCAAGCGCGGCACGCTGAAAGTCGGCATGGACCCGACCTACATGCCCTTTGAAATGACCGACAAGCGCGGTGAGATCATCGGTTTCGAAGTCGACATCCTCAAGGCCATGGCCAAGTCCATGGGGGTCAAGCTCGAGCTGGTTTCTACAGGCTATGACGGCATCATCCCGGCCTTCCTGACCGGCAAGTTCGACATGATCGGCAGCGGCATGACCCTGACCCAGGAGCGCAACCTGCGCCTGAACTTCAGCGAACCCTTCATCGTGGTCGGCCAGACCCTGCTGATCCGCAAGGAGCTGGAAGGCACGATCAAGTCCTACAAAGACCTGAACGACGAGAAATACCGCCTGACCTCCAAGCTCGGTACCACCGGTGAAATGGTGGCCAAGAAGCTGATCTCCAAGGCCAAGTACCACGGCTATGACAACGAGCAAGAGGGTGTGCTGGACGTGGTCAACGGCAAGGCCGATGCCTTTGTATATGACGCGCCGTACAACGTGGTCGCCGAGAAGAAAGTCGGCAACGGCAAGCTGGTGTTCCTGGAGGAGCCCTTCACCTTCGAGCCCCTGGCGTTCGGTTTGAAGAAGGGTGACTACGACAGCATCAACTTCATCAACAACTTCCTGCACCAGATCAAGAACGACGGCACCTACGATCGCATCCATGACAAGTGGTTCAAGAGCTCCGAGTGGCTCAAGGACATGGAATAA
- a CDS encoding methyl-accepting chemotaxis protein, with protein sequence MFRPLTRVLGNTSVTLKLILGFGLVLALCMAVALTGWQALNASLFRAQTLTTLSRLAVTGEELRADRIVYRVVNDPASFDKLGRHMEKIDGYLVELADRLKIPMHLQQVQDSSRLGARFKTALAGLPNLMEQREQAQKRLASSSVTASDTLGQLSSDLPDQNDEKALDSVENLRQAMEAAEDRAKSPAWAADTLQLYTQAVDAALKTLDSAQSAVTALPVDSTALNSALLDYRAQLDHLKDTQLTVENTQNQLEQWLDQLLSQSDRLSEEQTLQRDKEADLARLLMLYVTGAALLLGALAAWLIAGQIVRPLRQALQTANRIAEGDLSHDITTSRRDELGQLQRSIGQMTLNLRTLIGGINDSARQIASAAEQLSTVTEQTRAGVNGQKLETEQVATAMNEMLATSQEVARHAEQASIAATEADQQAGVGDQVVAEAITHIEHLAEQMNRSSEAMQGLQQESQKIGSVLEVIKSVSEQTNLLALNAAIEAARAGEAGRGFAVVADEVRTLAQRTQQSAEEIEGLIEGLQRGTQHTADIMDNSLSLTDNSVELTRRAGQALASITRTVSVIQEMNPQIAAAAEEQSAVAEEINRSVLKVKEASEQTSTASEQTAAASVELARLGSELARSVGRFKV encoded by the coding sequence ATGTTTCGACCACTGACCCGCGTATTAGGCAACACCAGCGTCACCCTCAAACTCATCCTTGGCTTCGGCCTGGTACTGGCGCTGTGCATGGCTGTCGCCCTGACGGGATGGCAGGCCCTGAACGCCTCGCTGTTTCGCGCTCAAACCTTGACCACCCTTTCGCGCCTCGCCGTGACCGGCGAAGAATTGCGCGCCGACCGGATTGTGTACCGCGTCGTGAATGACCCGGCGAGCTTTGACAAGCTCGGCCGGCACATGGAGAAAATCGACGGTTATCTGGTCGAGTTGGCCGACCGCCTGAAAATCCCCATGCACCTGCAACAAGTCCAAGACTCCAGTCGTCTCGGCGCACGCTTCAAGACGGCACTGGCAGGTCTGCCCAATCTGATGGAACAACGCGAGCAAGCGCAGAAACGGCTCGCCAGCAGCTCCGTGACCGCCAGTGACACCCTTGGACAACTGTCCAGCGACTTGCCCGACCAGAATGACGAGAAAGCCCTGGACAGCGTCGAGAACCTGCGCCAAGCCATGGAGGCAGCCGAAGACCGCGCCAAGTCCCCCGCCTGGGCCGCTGACACACTGCAGCTCTACACTCAAGCGGTGGACGCTGCGCTCAAAACCCTCGACAGCGCCCAGTCTGCCGTGACGGCGTTGCCGGTCGACAGCACCGCGCTGAACAGCGCCCTGCTCGATTACCGCGCCCAGCTCGATCACCTGAAAGACACGCAGCTCACCGTTGAAAACACGCAGAATCAACTGGAGCAATGGCTGGACCAACTGCTGTCACAAAGTGACCGGCTGAGCGAGGAACAGACTCTGCAACGCGATAAGGAGGCCGACCTGGCGCGCCTGCTGATGCTCTACGTAACCGGCGCAGCGTTACTGCTCGGCGCCCTTGCTGCCTGGTTGATCGCAGGCCAGATCGTCAGGCCGCTGCGCCAGGCACTGCAAACTGCCAACCGCATCGCCGAGGGTGACCTGAGCCACGACATCACCACGTCACGACGCGATGAACTGGGCCAATTGCAGCGCAGCATCGGCCAGATGACCCTGAACCTGCGCACCCTGATCGGTGGCATAAACGACAGCGCCCGCCAGATCGCCAGTGCCGCCGAGCAATTGTCGACAGTCACTGAGCAAACCCGCGCCGGGGTCAATGGCCAGAAACTGGAGACCGAACAAGTCGCCACCGCCATGAACGAAATGCTCGCCACCTCCCAAGAGGTCGCACGCCATGCCGAACAAGCCTCGATTGCCGCCACCGAGGCTGATCAACAAGCGGGCGTGGGCGACCAGGTGGTGGCCGAGGCGATTACCCATATCGAGCACCTCGCCGAGCAAATGAACCGCTCAAGCGAGGCGATGCAAGGCCTGCAACAGGAAAGCCAGAAGATCGGCAGCGTGCTGGAGGTGATCAAGTCGGTGTCCGAGCAGACCAACCTGTTGGCCCTCAACGCCGCTATCGAAGCGGCACGCGCGGGTGAGGCAGGTCGCGGTTTCGCCGTGGTCGCCGACGAGGTGCGCACCCTGGCCCAGCGTACCCAACAATCAGCCGAGGAAATCGAAGGGTTGATCGAGGGGCTGCAGCGGGGCACACAACACACTGCCGACATCATGGACAACAGCCTCAGCCTGACCGACAACAGCGTGGAACTGACGCGTCGCGCAGGTCAGGCGCTGGCCAGCATCACCCGCACGGTCTCGGTGATCCAGGAAATGAACCCGCAGATTGCCGCGGCGGCCGAGGAGCAAAGCGCAGTAGCCGAGGAGATCAATCGCAGCGTACTGAAGGTCAAGGAAGCGTCGGAGCAAACCTCGACGGCCAGTGAGCAGACGGCGGCGGCCAGTGTTGAACTGGCACGCCTGGGCTCCGAGCTGGCGCGTTCGGTAGGCCGCTTCAAGGTCTGA
- a CDS encoding amino acid ABC transporter ATP-binding protein has translation MIEVRDLVKVFDTRGHVVRAVDHVTTQVAKGEVLVVIGPSGSGKSTFLRCLNGLEEFDSGSVSIDGLQLADPKTDVNAYRREVGMVFQHFNLFPHMTVLENLCLAQKVVRKRGKQEREAKALALLEKVGIAQKAHEFPSRLSGGQQQRVAIARALAMEPKVMLFDEPTSALDPEMVGEVLDVMKTLALEGMTMVCVTHEMGFAREVADRVLFFDNGKLLEDAAPAAFFAAPQDPRAQAFLRQVL, from the coding sequence GTGATTGAAGTGCGCGATCTGGTAAAAGTCTTCGATACCCGTGGGCACGTGGTGCGCGCGGTGGATCATGTCACCACCCAGGTCGCCAAGGGCGAAGTGCTGGTGGTGATCGGCCCGTCCGGCTCCGGCAAGTCCACCTTCCTGCGCTGCCTCAATGGTTTGGAAGAATTCGACTCGGGCTCGGTGAGCATCGACGGCCTGCAACTGGCCGACCCTAAGACCGATGTGAATGCCTACCGGCGCGAAGTTGGCATGGTGTTCCAGCATTTCAACCTGTTCCCGCACATGACCGTGCTGGAAAACCTGTGCCTGGCGCAAAAGGTCGTACGCAAGCGCGGCAAGCAAGAGCGCGAGGCCAAGGCCCTGGCCCTGCTGGAAAAGGTCGGTATCGCACAGAAGGCCCATGAGTTTCCGTCACGGCTGTCTGGCGGCCAGCAGCAGCGGGTCGCGATTGCCCGGGCCCTGGCCATGGAGCCCAAGGTGATGCTGTTTGACGAGCCCACCTCGGCCCTCGACCCGGAAATGGTCGGTGAAGTGCTGGACGTGATGAAGACCCTGGCCCTGGAAGGCATGACCATGGTCTGCGTCACCCACGAGATGGGCTTTGCCCGGGAAGTGGCGGATCGGGTGCTGTTTTTCGACAACGGCAAACTGCTGGAAGATGCCGCGCCCGCCGCCTTCTTCGCCGCTCCCCAGGACCCACGGGCACAAGCCTTCCTGCGCCAGGTGCTGTAG